TTCCCCAGGAACGGCTCGGCCGTGAAGGAGTCGACCTGGATGACTTGCTGGGGCATTGGCTGGGACTTTCTACTGGGATGAAAGCGCGATCAGGGCCTGATACAATGGTAGCATGATCGCTGAAACTACGATTTCACTTGGCTCCCAGGGCTTGATGGCGCTGGAGGAGCAACTCGGGGCGCACAATTACCACCCGCTCGGTCTGGTCATCGCGGAGGCCCATGGCGCCTGGGTGACCGACCTCGAGGGCAACCGCTACCTCGACTGCCTCAGCGCCTACTCGGCGGTCAACCAGGGCCACGCGCACCCGCGCATCCTGGAGGCCCTGGTGGCGCAGGCCAAGCGGGTAACCCTCACCAGCCGCGCCTTCCACAACGACAAGCTGGGCCTGTTTTACAAGCGGCTCACCGACCTGACCGGCCTGGCCCGCGCCCTGCCGATGAATTCGGGGACCGAGGCGGTGGAGACCGCACTCAAGGCCGCCCGCAAGTGGGGCTACGAGGTCAAGGGGATCCCCGCCGACCAGGCGGAGATCATCGTCTGCGCCGACAACTTCCACGGCCGCACCATCTCGGTGGTCAGCTTCTCGACCGAGGCCCTGTATCGCGACAACTACGGGCCGTTCACGCCCGGCTTCAAGATCATCCCGTACGGCGACGCCGCGGCCCTGGCGGCGGCGATCACGCCCAACACCTGTGCCTTCCTGGTCGAACCGATCCAGGGCGAGGCGGGCGTGCGCGTGCCGCCTGAAGGCTTCCTGCGCGAGGCCGAGCGGTTGTGCCGCGAAAACGACGTGCTGCTGATGCTCGACGAGATCCAGACCGGCCTCGGCCGCACCGGCAAGCTGTTCTGCTT
Above is a window of Candidatus Tanganyikabacteria bacterium DNA encoding:
- the rocD gene encoding ornithine--oxo-acid transaminase translates to MIAETTISLGSQGLMALEEQLGAHNYHPLGLVIAEAHGAWVTDLEGNRYLDCLSAYSAVNQGHAHPRILEALVAQAKRVTLTSRAFHNDKLGLFYKRLTDLTGLARALPMNSGTEAVETALKAARKWGYEVKGIPADQAEIIVCADNFHGRTISVVSFSTEALYRDNYGPFTPGFKIIPYGDAAALAAAITPNTCAFLVEPIQGEAGVRVPPEGFLREAERLCRENDVLLMLDEIQTGLGRTGKLFCFQHEGVTPDVLILGKALSGGYYPVSAVVARDDVLGVFTPGSHGSTFGGNPLGCAVAMAALDVLAEERLVERAAALGERAFAKLRAVKSPHVVDIRGKGLMVGIELDRAARPYCEALFARGVLCKETHDRVIRFAPPLVVSEADLDWALDRLVEVLTA